A single genomic interval of Methyloceanibacter caenitepidi harbors:
- a CDS encoding tetratricopeptide repeat protein, with product MPIFSASQLGSALAAFIVLTPAGVGSTDTPPPFTSATEAYRQGVTALNTGRTESALPALEYAAGHGVLGAQLKLARIYAEDGAVPKDESKAFRYYQRIADQYADVPASSPIAQYVGEAFCALGQYYVEGIAELPLRADPAYGAGLLRHAGAYFGDAEAQYQLGRLYLTGTGVEKNPGIAANWLTMAARKQHASAQALLGEMLWSGEGVGQQQAQGLALLMLAQENARKTREEANWIAETYDRTIAIADRVTVRQAEAMLPRLGGSQRTATATGLPSAPSAVRAGTITRQPLLSARPEPRLGPVDLGPPPPMGMSVGFGTPSTSIGGLQ from the coding sequence ATGCCGATATTTAGCGCATCCCAACTTGGCAGCGCGCTTGCGGCCTTCATCGTCCTGACGCCGGCTGGCGTCGGCAGCACTGATACGCCGCCGCCGTTTACGTCGGCGACCGAAGCCTACCGGCAGGGCGTAACGGCGCTCAATACGGGCCGGACAGAGTCGGCGCTTCCCGCGCTCGAATATGCGGCCGGGCATGGCGTGCTCGGCGCGCAGCTCAAGCTGGCCCGGATCTATGCCGAGGATGGCGCCGTCCCGAAGGATGAGTCCAAGGCATTTCGCTACTATCAGCGCATTGCCGATCAGTATGCGGACGTTCCGGCCTCTAGCCCAATCGCCCAGTATGTGGGCGAGGCCTTTTGCGCTCTCGGCCAGTACTATGTCGAAGGGATCGCGGAGCTGCCGCTGCGTGCCGATCCGGCCTACGGCGCCGGATTGCTGCGCCATGCCGGCGCCTATTTCGGTGATGCGGAAGCGCAGTACCAGCTTGGGCGGCTCTATCTGACAGGCACGGGCGTCGAAAAAAATCCGGGCATCGCTGCCAATTGGCTGACCATGGCTGCGCGGAAGCAGCACGCAAGCGCGCAGGCTCTTCTCGGCGAGATGCTTTGGAGCGGCGAGGGCGTCGGACAGCAGCAGGCGCAAGGTCTCGCGCTGCTCATGCTGGCCCAAGAGAACGCCCGCAAGACCCGGGAAGAGGCGAATTGGATCGCCGAGACCTATGACAGGACGATCGCGATTGCGGATCGGGTTACGGTGCGGCAAGCCGAGGCCATGCTGCCCCGGCTAGGCGGCTCTCAGCGTACGGCCACGGCCACCGGTTTGCCGTCCGCACCGTCGGCGGTGCGCGCCGGGACGATTACACGGCAGCCATTGCTTTCGGCGCGTCCCGAGCCGCGGCTTGGTCCCGTCGATCTTGGGCCGC
- the ilvD gene encoding dihydroxy-acid dehydratase, whose product MDAKTFDKSRLPSRHVTEGPSRAPHRSYYYAMGLTRGQIHQPFVGVATCWNEAAPCNIALMRQAQAVKQGVAAKEGTPREFCTITVTDGIAMGHQGMKSSLPSREVIADSVELTMRGHCYDALVGLAGCDKSLPGMMMAMCRLNVPSIFIYGGSILPGTFKGRPVTVQDLFEAVGEVSIGNMSLEDLDELEQVACPSAGACGAQFTANTMATVSEAIGLALPYSAGAPAPYEIRDRFCMAAGEKIMDLIALNIRPRDIVTRQSLENAAAVVAASGGSTNAALHLPAIAHECGIEFDLFDVAEIFKKTPYIADLKPGGKYVAKDLFEAGGVPLLMKTLLDNGYLHGDCITVTGRTIAENLSKVEWNPDQDVVRSADNPITPTGGVVGLRGSLAPDGAIVKVAGLKNLKFRGPARCFDSEEEAFSAVNAKKYKEGEVIIIRYEGPKGGPGMREMLSTTAALYGQGMGDKVALITDGRFSGATRGFCIGHVGPEAAVCGPIGLVRDGDMITLDAEEGIIDLEVSEKELAERAKDWTPPSPNFESGCIWKYSQLVGAAREGAVTHPGAAAEGKCYADI is encoded by the coding sequence ATGGACGCCAAGACGTTCGATAAATCACGTTTGCCGAGCCGGCACGTGACCGAAGGGCCTTCGCGGGCTCCGCATCGCTCATACTATTATGCGATGGGGCTGACGCGCGGCCAGATTCATCAGCCATTCGTCGGTGTCGCCACGTGCTGGAACGAGGCCGCTCCGTGCAACATCGCCCTGATGCGTCAGGCTCAGGCGGTCAAGCAGGGCGTTGCGGCCAAGGAAGGCACGCCGCGCGAGTTCTGCACCATCACGGTGACTGACGGTATCGCCATGGGCCACCAGGGCATGAAGTCCTCGCTGCCTTCGCGTGAAGTGATCGCCGACAGTGTCGAGCTGACCATGCGCGGGCATTGCTACGACGCGCTTGTCGGCCTTGCCGGCTGTGACAAGTCGCTGCCGGGCATGATGATGGCGATGTGCCGGCTGAACGTTCCTTCGATTTTCATCTATGGCGGATCGATCCTGCCGGGCACCTTCAAGGGACGCCCCGTTACGGTCCAGGATCTGTTCGAAGCCGTCGGCGAGGTCTCGATCGGCAACATGTCGCTCGAGGATCTGGACGAGCTGGAACAGGTCGCATGCCCGTCGGCGGGCGCCTGCGGCGCACAGTTCACCGCGAACACCATGGCGACCGTTTCCGAAGCGATCGGGCTGGCGTTGCCGTACTCGGCCGGCGCGCCGGCGCCTTACGAAATTCGCGACCGGTTCTGCATGGCAGCGGGCGAGAAGATCATGGATCTCATCGCGCTCAACATCCGGCCGCGGGATATCGTCACGCGGCAGTCCTTGGAGAATGCCGCGGCCGTTGTCGCCGCCTCGGGCGGTTCGACCAACGCGGCGCTGCATCTTCCGGCCATCGCCCATGAATGCGGGATCGAGTTCGATCTCTTCGATGTCGCCGAGATTTTCAAGAAGACGCCTTACATCGCCGATCTGAAGCCCGGCGGCAAATATGTGGCCAAGGATCTGTTCGAAGCGGGCGGCGTGCCGCTGCTGATGAAGACGCTTCTGGACAACGGCTATCTGCATGGCGACTGCATAACCGTCACGGGTCGGACGATCGCGGAAAATCTTTCCAAGGTCGAATGGAACCCAGACCAGGATGTCGTGCGTTCTGCTGATAACCCGATCACACCGACAGGCGGCGTGGTGGGGCTCAGGGGATCGCTGGCGCCCGATGGGGCCATCGTCAAAGTCGCAGGTTTGAAGAACCTGAAATTCCGTGGGCCCGCGCGTTGCTTCGATAGCGAGGAAGAGGCATTTTCGGCGGTGAACGCGAAGAAGTACAAGGAAGGCGAGGTCATCATCATCCGCTACGAGGGTCCTAAGGGCGGCCCTGGTATGCGCGAGATGTTGTCGACCACCGCCGCTTTGTATGGCCAAGGGATGGGCGACAAGGTCGCGCTGATCACCGACGGCCGGTTCTCAGGCGCCACGCGCGGGTTCTGTATCGGTCATGTCGGTCCTGAAGCGGCCGTGTGCGGTCCCATCGGCTTGGTGCGCGACGGCGACATGATCACGCTCGATGCCGAGGAAGGCATCATCGACCTCGAAGTCAGCGAGAAAGAGTTGGCCGAGCGCGCCAAGGATTGGACGCCGCCATCCCCGAATTTCGAGAGCGGCTGCATCTGGAAGTATTCGCAGCTCGTCGGAGCGGCACGCGAAGGCGCGGTGACCCATCCCGGCGCCGCCGCGGAAGGGAAGTGCTATGCCGATATTTAG